From Daucus carota subsp. sativus chromosome 6, DH1 v3.0, whole genome shotgun sequence:
TTATCGCACCTTTTAGTATTTCTGcaaacaaattaaattattgcAATTTTTCACCATCATGTGGCACTGGCAAAATTCATAGATGCTCAGAAGCAGTTTAACTAGATCAATCTAATATGCTTtgactttttcaaaattaatcttCAATTACCTGACCTAGTGAATGAGCTAAGCAATTTCTTAATTTGACATTGGTTTTGGACCAATGGTGCAAGTCTAATAGCTTCTATTCTTCTTGTTTTaccttttttaaaatatgcagaTTGTGCAAAGCATGATCCCTCAGTTAGTGAAGACACGGAAAAGAATTTTGCAGATCTTCTCTCTGAAGAATTAAAGCTACGGGAAGCTGAATCTACAGAAAGTCAGCAGCGTGCAGACATGGCCCTACTTGAGGCCAAAAAGTTAACATCCCAATATCAAAAGGAAGCAGACAAGTGTAATTCCGGCATGGAAACATGTGAAGAAGCCAGGGCAAAGTCTGAAGCTGCTTTATTGGAACAAAAGAAACTGAGTTCAATGTGGGAGCAGAGAGCTCGTCAAAAAGGCTGGAAGGAGGGCGCTGCCAAGTCAGGCACCCAAGCTCAAGGAAAAGTGCAATCTATATGAAACACTTACATCCTGCACATAGAAATGCTGGAGTTTGGTAATATTCAGCGTTATTATCAAATTCCTGGCTCAAAGTACACATGCTTCTTTGCTACAAGTTAATACTGTTTACAGCATAGAGGCCTCTTCCACGGTTTTCTGATTCGGACAGGACATTCTGTGCAAAGAAGCGCAGGTTGCTATTAATTTTCTCTTCTACAGCCTCTTGTTTGAGAGACCTCATTTTATGTTTTGTCTATACCCAAATGAGAACTTAAGATTCAATTGACTTGATTTAAAACGAGTTATAATTTTGCTGAATATATTAATGAATGACAACTATTACAATGTATACTTGGACTTGATTAGTTTACAGTAGTGAAATTGCAGCGCACAACTGTTCTTTTTGTGCATTAGTAATGAGGTGATTCGCCTGGTGTTTGAGCCAAAATAAAGATTACAACAGAAAATCATTCCAAGTTGTACACAGAATGACAGGTGAGTAGCATTGATGTCTTTTTACAGGGGACTAGTTCTTTAAATGGCGCTGATTATTAAGAAGGGGATTCTCATGTGAACTTTTTTGAATTGATTATTCAAAAATGTACCAACTATGTGAGTGTACAATATATGCTGGAAATAAACCACAAATACATATCCAAAAGCATACAATTAATTTGTTTTACATTCTGTCCTGTTTCCAAATCAAATTGTGCAAGTGACCAAAGAGAATAGGAAGTTATCAATCAGAAATTTGCCAATATCAGGGGCACCAAAATATTCACAACTTTGTTCTACTGTCCCTTGTCCTAATTACAGGTTACAATATgactttatatacatatatagattCTCCAAGCTACAGTTTCCACGACACCCGCCAAAACCAAAGGACATGAGGGCAGCGCAAGGTGGTGGATGCATCTGATATATCATCGCTCTTGTGGAAGGTGGATGCTCAAATCATCCAAACTCTCATTGCCCTGGATACTCAGTCCGTGCTCATTCGCTAGGTGGAGCAAAGATATAAAACACAAGTGTGGTGAGATGTCCTCGAGTGATGCAACTGCCCGGCAGTCATCAGGAAAGGTAGCCAAGGTGTGCTTGAAAGATATCGTATTCCCCTGTGCCTTGAAACAGGAAAAGGATGATGATAATACAGATTTTGCCTACTAATTGATGAGCTGAAAAAAGAAATGCATTGCAAGGACAAGGCAATGGCAAATAACAGAGATAACAGAAGCACGTGCTGACTAATGTGATTTCTCATACTATGCTTTCAGCAAGCAACATATTAACACAGGTCATTTCAGTACATTGCTGAAATACTGTGTTTTCAAACTTGCGCATCTTAAACCCTTTTATTATAGTATATCCTTAAATTATTAGACTTCAGTAATTTGCCTATCATaccattaatattaaattctttaTATCACCGGAGCTTGTATAATAGTCAAAAAAATGATGCCACATATGCACAGTTAtcgaatataaaaattaataaaattagctTGCTTGAACCTACTGCACCTGTGATTGTTGCAGAGACTCCCAAAGAGTTTCTTTTAGTGCCTGAACATCAACTTGTTTGGATCTTCGGTCATACCGAACTTCAATCTTGTTTACCTGTGTTGGAAGGTAATAATATGATTTCATTAGATAAAAAACTAGGGTCgttgaaatattatatcttaACACTCACAGTATCAGACACATGGATATACTGGTCAAATAGTTCGAGAAATAATACAAtcacatttttattaaaattgttgTTGAGCACAGAAGATGCCAAAGGATTTTAATCAAGTCAGCCAATGTGGATgactagaaaaagaaaagacgaACTAGGTTATATGAATAACTTTTTAGATCCATAGGATATAAATTGAGAGTACTTTTGTGTGTATTCTTAAAAATGGATGTTTGGTAGAACCGCCATACTTGTTGTCAGTAGATTAAGATAGCTGAAGCAATACTAGAATAGAATATAATGTAAACATACCTGACGAGGCTGAGAGACAAGTGCATTTGAGTCGTCAACGTCACCACCATTATTTTCATCACCAAAATAATCAGCAAAGCCAGTTTCATCATCCCATGATGGCATTTCATTGTAGCCATCCGTTTGATGACTCACTTCAGCTGAAAACACAACAGCATGGATGATCTATATATTAACATTCATCCAGTATCATTTTACAGGTTTGTCAGTGGAACAACAGTGATTGCCTGTTAAAGAGATAATACATGCTCATCTGCTAATGAAAAAGGTAGATTATGCTTTGTGAGCTAGTTCAGACACCGCATTGTAATTCGTAGGGATCAGTAGCCTGCAGATTCTACTACACACAACAACATATACTATCCCATGTGTCATGTTAAAAACTAGCATTAtcaatttatcacatatatgaAGCATGAAATAAGCGGTTTGCAACTATACTGAGATTTAACAGCATGCAATTCATAATGTTGAACAAAAACATGAACCGTAAAGATTAATTGCTTTGGAGATTAGCTATGTAAAAAGACAAAAGGTACCCCCACAGTAGTTAATTTACCTGAAAATTTTCTTCTGCTCCTCCCAAGGCACTATAAGCAGCATCAAAGCagcatattaaaatttatataatctaCAACAGATAAGGATATTGCAAAACTGGTTATTAGAAAGGAATATATATTACCAGAACATTAGGTAAAAGAAATAACTTGACAAGACTCTCCGGTTGATAGCGACAATCTTCTGGAAGAGTTGTGTTACAAGGTTCCCTATTTGTTGGCAACAGTAGAGCTCTCGGATTCTTAGGAGGGGCAAATACATCTGACATTTCTTTGTCCGATGGTTTAAGAAATTCAATATCAGTGATCGTTTGTTTCTTATTCTTCGGCTTTTTAATTATTACTGGCGATCCAGTTTCCCTCATAACATTGTCCGAACCTGAAGAAGATTGTAAAACTTCTTGCTATGTAAACTGTCTCTTGCTAAATCAGCTTACAAAAATCCTGTAATGAACCCACAAAAGCTTACCTCTAACTTTCCTAAACTTCCAGTGATCAGGACCAGCCCATGCATTTAGTTTCGAAGGAATTcccaaattcaaaaataaataggCATCAATCTCGGCAATTCTGTCATCTGTGTCATGGCCATAAGCATCAGTTGTTTCTTTATCCTGCTAAAAATCAGTTGTAGTAAATTAGACATCTTAATTTTTCCATTTGtaaaattgtaaaagattaTGCTTGCTAATAAAGAATGGATATGTAAATGAAAGTCAGAAGAAATCTAGCACCTCATAATGACTTGTTAAATTTGGGTCTCCACCATAAGTTCCCTCATTATCCACATTGTTTTGGTCATCGTGATCAAGATTCCATGTCCCCCCAATTTCAAATGTATTTGCACTGAAATCAGTGCTACTGTTGTAAGGTTCATCAACTTGTTCTGCATATTTCTTACCAGGAGAAAAAGTATCTGAAGCTCTTTTATCATCATCATTAAAGAGGTTCACTATATCCCTCAAGCTAGGTGATATCTCAAACTTTTTTGACATGTTCAAAACCATCTCTTCACTGCATTCTATCAAGGAAGAGTAACATCAACACTTCCTGTTATGCAATCACAGAATAGAATAAATTATGCTGTAAGATAAAACAAACCTTGAGCAAAGGAAATATCAATTGTCTCTTTATCATGCGAATTAAAGCATGATGAACACTTTGCTGGAACTTCCAGTGAATCAAAAAGTACCCGACAACCACCATACACTcccaaattatttaataaaagacCCTTGGCACCACCTTCATCAAACTGAGCAGATGTTTGATGATAGAGAGGGTCGATAGCAAATGCAGCTAAAAGGggtagaagaaaaaaaagacaaagtaaatatatcatatattgccTCGCAATAAAAAAATGTCAGACATAGATAGAATGCTACCATCAAATTTCTTCACATTAAGCGCTTCATATGAAGATTCAAGTGTTGATATGGGAGACAACTGCAATAATACACCTTTATTag
This genomic window contains:
- the LOC108227947 gene encoding uncharacterized protein LOC108227947: MALVQQRSSCRSAVVIQVTLGVLALCLAGYIVGPPLYWHFMEGVAAITRSSPSSYTYSSCPPCHCDDCSSQPLVSIPQGLSNSSFTDCAKHDPSVSEDTEKNFADLLSEELKLREAESTESQQRADMALLEAKKLTSQYQKEADKCNSGMETCEEARAKSEAALLEQKKLSSMWEQRARQKGWKEGAAKSGTQAQGKVQSI
- the LOC108227946 gene encoding condensin complex subunit 2 isoform X2 encodes the protein MAGALSPNPIPKQRPQILSPGSPFFLASNDDQLERAQARAIARAAAIRRKATTVVAPSAPSDSSPCLNKENILELFQNCIKLASENKINQKNTWELTLIDHLCDIIKVDVENDVETNFQKASCTLEAGVKIYSMRVDSVHSEAYKVLGAIKRVGQGNEDGTVEDSDISTGQEENKLKNEKDRKLSPISTLESSYEALNVKKFDAAFAIDPLYHQTSAQFDEGGAKGLLLNNLGVYGGCRVLFDSLEVPAKCSSCFNSHDKETIDISFAQECSEEMVLNMSKKFEISPSLRDIVNLFNDDDKRASDTFSPGKKYAEQVDEPYNSSTDFSANTFEIGGTWNLDHDDQNNVDNEGTYGGDPNLTSHYEDKETTDAYGHDTDDRIAEIDAYLFLNLGIPSKLNAWAGPDHWKFRKVRGSDNVMRETGSPVIIKKPKNKKQTITDIEFLKPSDKEMSDVFAPPKNPRALLLPTNREPCNTTLPEDCRYQPESLVKLFLLPNVLCLGRSRRKFSAEVSHQTDGYNEMPSWDDETGFADYFGDENNGGDVDDSNALVSQPRQVNKIEVRYDRRSKQVDVQALKETLWESLQQSQAQGNTISFKHTLATFPDDCRAVASLEDISPHLCFISLLHLANEHGLSIQGNESLDDLSIHLPQER
- the LOC108227946 gene encoding condensin complex subunit 2 isoform X3; the protein is MAGALSPNPIPKQRPQILSPGSPFFLASNDDQLERAQARAIARAAAIRRKATTVVAPSAPSDSSPCLNKENILELFQNCIKLASENKINQKNTWELTLIDHLCDIIKVDVENDVETNFQKASCTLEAGVKIYSMRVDSVHSEAYKVLGAIKRVGQGNEDGTVEDSDISTGQEENKLKNEKDRKLSPISTLESSYEALNVKKFDAAFAIDPLYHQTSAQFDEGGAKGLLLNNLGVYGGCRVLFDSLEVPAKCSSCFNSHDKETIDISFAQECSEEMVLNMSKKFEISPSLRDIVNLFNDDDKRASDTFSPGKKYAEQVDEPYNSSTDFSANTFEIGGTWNLDHDDQNNVDNEGTYGGDPNLTSHYEQDKETTDAYGHDTDDRIAEIDAYLFLNLGIPSKLNAWAGPDHWKFRKVRGSDNVMRETGSPVIIKKPKNKKQTITDIEFLKPSDKEMSDVFAPPKNPRALLLPTNREPCNTTLPEDCRYQPESLVKLFLLPNVLCLGRSRRKFSAEVSHQTDGYNEMPSWDDETGFADYFGDENNGGDVDDSNALVSQPRQVNKIEVRYDRRSKQVDVQALKETLWESLQQSQGNTISFKHTLATFPDDCRAVASLEDISPHLCFISLLHLANEHGLSIQGNESLDDLSIHLPQER
- the LOC108227946 gene encoding condensin complex subunit 2 isoform X1, giving the protein MAGALSPNPIPKQRPQILSPGSPFFLASNDDQLERAQARAIARAAAIRRKATTVVAPSAPSDSSPCLNKENILELFQNCIKLASENKINQKNTWELTLIDHLCDIIKVDVENDVETNFQKASCTLEAGVKIYSMRVDSVHSEAYKVLGAIKRVGQGNEDGTVEDSDISTGQEENKLKNEKDRKLSPISTLESSYEALNVKKFDAAFAIDPLYHQTSAQFDEGGAKGLLLNNLGVYGGCRVLFDSLEVPAKCSSCFNSHDKETIDISFAQECSEEMVLNMSKKFEISPSLRDIVNLFNDDDKRASDTFSPGKKYAEQVDEPYNSSTDFSANTFEIGGTWNLDHDDQNNVDNEGTYGGDPNLTSHYEQDKETTDAYGHDTDDRIAEIDAYLFLNLGIPSKLNAWAGPDHWKFRKVRGSDNVMRETGSPVIIKKPKNKKQTITDIEFLKPSDKEMSDVFAPPKNPRALLLPTNREPCNTTLPEDCRYQPESLVKLFLLPNVLCLGRSRRKFSAEVSHQTDGYNEMPSWDDETGFADYFGDENNGGDVDDSNALVSQPRQVNKIEVRYDRRSKQVDVQALKETLWESLQQSQAQGNTISFKHTLATFPDDCRAVASLEDISPHLCFISLLHLANEHGLSIQGNESLDDLSIHLPQER